A DNA window from Aminiphilus circumscriptus DSM 16581 contains the following coding sequences:
- the polA gene encoding DNA polymerase I, with protein sequence MKKTLALLIDGHGLAFRAFYALPELNAPDGTPTNAIVGFLNMFQKILEEWTPSHVGIVFDAKGPTFRHEIYAAYKEGRVPTPPNFSRQLPLLKSILHASGYCVTALEGIEADDVLAGTALRVAAEGAEVLLVSADKDILQVLGNRIRVLRPKKGVSSFALFDEEIFVREYGFRPDAMRDYLAIVGDAVDNIPGIPGVGDKTARKLLGHYGSLENIYLSLSELSPTLKGRFLEHQATVWASRDLVTLSMKEALALETLLPRSADEKGLRDLCSRLGMERFSAKILTLGNASSGKEKESGETPSENQAPKDERTTQEKGGLKTRSLSEEVENRAYRTVPLDELFREDELAVHWFPENEELFRGKCPTLFLASRDGRCWSGSPESEAFFVPFSKWAEKGTLLTLRYKTLCSILRGRVTFSPERIWDAETSFYLLHPDRASMSLRNTLESQGVPADTTPLAVTEALWRTRSVIRPQLEEFGLEKLQRSIDLPLCPVLVSMEQHGLGVHEAAFLELEKDLQQRIDVIEEELTQNAGTQVNLNSPKQVGWLLFEKLGLPPLKKTKTGYSTDVSVLQMLASRPGGDVPSLLLEHRELSKMLTGFVHPFLKARNETTGCVHSTFEHVVTGTGRLSSTNPNVQNLPVFGEWAGRFRGALVPREKEHLFVAADYAQIELRILGHLSGEERLRTLFVEERDVHTETASWVFSVSPENVTPELRRKAKVVNFGLLYGMSAFGLAERLAVGNEEAQELVRRYFQVFPGVREYMEETSREALRRGYTKTLFGRIRPLDEVATVEGRGSGALKRVAINTPIQGTAADIAKLAMIRFHNLAIKNLPEATLVLQVHDSLVVETPSVAVQETEKVLLEAMQGAADLSIPLKAQPKRGSSMRDV encoded by the coding sequence ATGAAAAAAACACTCGCACTCCTTATCGACGGTCACGGGCTCGCCTTTCGCGCCTTCTACGCACTGCCGGAACTCAACGCTCCCGACGGTACACCAACAAACGCTATCGTGGGGTTTTTGAACATGTTCCAGAAAATTCTCGAGGAATGGACCCCATCCCACGTGGGCATCGTCTTCGATGCGAAGGGGCCCACGTTTCGTCATGAAATCTATGCCGCATACAAAGAGGGACGCGTTCCCACCCCGCCGAACTTTTCCAGGCAACTTCCGCTTTTGAAATCGATACTTCACGCATCGGGATACTGTGTCACCGCACTCGAGGGCATCGAGGCAGACGACGTCCTTGCCGGGACTGCACTCCGTGTGGCCGCCGAAGGGGCCGAGGTCCTTCTCGTCTCTGCGGACAAGGATATCCTCCAGGTTCTTGGAAACCGAATCCGTGTTCTTCGTCCGAAAAAAGGTGTCTCTTCCTTTGCCCTGTTCGATGAGGAGATTTTTGTCCGGGAGTATGGATTTCGTCCGGATGCCATGCGAGATTATCTCGCCATAGTGGGGGACGCTGTGGACAACATTCCGGGAATTCCTGGTGTAGGCGATAAAACGGCGCGAAAACTTCTCGGGCACTATGGGTCCTTGGAAAACATCTATTTGTCCCTTTCCGAACTCTCTCCGACCCTGAAGGGGCGTTTTCTGGAACATCAGGCAACTGTGTGGGCCAGCAGAGATCTCGTGACGCTCTCCATGAAAGAGGCACTTGCCCTTGAGACACTTCTGCCGCGAAGCGCCGATGAAAAGGGACTGAGGGACCTCTGCTCACGGTTGGGCATGGAACGCTTTTCAGCAAAGATTCTTACTCTGGGAAACGCTTCTTCGGGAAAAGAAAAAGAATCGGGAGAGACTCCTTCCGAAAACCAGGCTCCGAAAGATGAAAGGACAACACAGGAAAAAGGCGGACTGAAAACGCGTTCTCTTTCCGAAGAGGTGGAGAACCGAGCCTATCGGACAGTCCCTCTGGACGAATTGTTCCGCGAGGACGAGCTGGCTGTCCATTGGTTTCCAGAGAACGAGGAACTTTTCCGAGGCAAGTGTCCAACGCTCTTTCTCGCTTCCAGGGACGGACGCTGCTGGTCCGGATCCCCTGAAAGCGAAGCCTTTTTCGTTCCTTTTTCGAAATGGGCGGAAAAGGGAACGCTCCTGACGCTTCGCTACAAGACCCTCTGTTCTATTCTTCGTGGAAGAGTGACGTTTTCCCCTGAACGGATCTGGGATGCCGAGACATCCTTCTATCTGCTACACCCGGACAGAGCATCCATGTCACTGCGAAACACCCTGGAAAGCCAAGGAGTCCCCGCCGATACCACGCCTTTGGCTGTAACGGAAGCGCTTTGGCGTACTCGTTCCGTTATTCGTCCACAGTTGGAGGAGTTCGGACTGGAGAAACTCCAGCGCTCCATCGACCTGCCTCTCTGTCCCGTGTTGGTGAGCATGGAACAACACGGCCTCGGCGTACACGAGGCCGCTTTCCTTGAGCTTGAAAAGGATTTGCAACAACGCATCGATGTCATTGAAGAAGAGCTTACGCAGAACGCGGGTACACAGGTAAACCTGAATTCTCCAAAACAAGTGGGATGGCTCCTTTTCGAAAAGCTTGGCCTTCCTCCGCTGAAGAAAACAAAAACCGGTTATTCCACGGACGTTTCAGTCCTGCAAATGCTTGCGTCCCGTCCAGGTGGCGACGTTCCCTCGCTGCTCCTCGAACATCGAGAATTGAGCAAAATGCTCACGGGCTTTGTTCACCCTTTTCTCAAGGCCAGAAATGAAACGACCGGGTGTGTCCATTCCACTTTCGAGCATGTCGTGACCGGAACGGGACGCCTTTCCAGCACAAATCCAAACGTGCAGAATCTTCCCGTCTTCGGCGAGTGGGCAGGACGTTTTCGAGGCGCACTCGTCCCCAGAGAAAAGGAACATCTTTTCGTCGCCGCGGATTATGCCCAGATTGAGCTTCGCATTCTCGGGCATCTTTCTGGAGAAGAACGTCTTCGCACTCTCTTCGTCGAAGAACGAGACGTCCACACGGAAACAGCCTCATGGGTCTTTTCCGTCTCACCGGAGAATGTTACCCCGGAGCTTCGGCGCAAGGCGAAAGTCGTGAACTTCGGTCTTCTCTACGGAATGAGCGCTTTTGGCCTTGCAGAGCGGCTCGCCGTCGGGAATGAAGAGGCGCAGGAACTGGTTCGACGCTACTTCCAGGTGTTTCCGGGCGTCCGGGAATACATGGAGGAAACATCCCGGGAGGCTCTCCGCCGAGGATATACGAAAACACTTTTTGGGCGGATCCGCCCTCTGGACGAAGTCGCCACCGTCGAAGGGCGGGGGAGTGGCGCGTTGAAACGAGTCGCCATCAACACGCCGATTCAAGGAACGGCAGCGGATATCGCCAAGTTGGCCATGATCCGCTTCCACAATCTGGCCATAAAAAATCTCCCTGAGGCGACGCTCGTTCTCCAGGTTCACGATTCCCTGGTGGTGGAGACGCCTTCCGTCGCCGTTCAAGAAACAGAAAAGGTTCTTCTCGAAGCGATGCAAGGTGCCGCAGATCTTTCTATCCCGCTCAAAGCCCAACCGAAGCGAGGAAGTTCCATGCGGGATGTCTGA
- a CDS encoding peptidylprolyl isomerase — MKTLRTQVKGIMISVVILFVISIFAGYGMYTRSGGGGRAEGDYAVAEINGNKVMRSQLERGVADLAERSGMKDVTEADVVRLRRQFIDNLAIGQEFRKEVAARKIDVSDAEIDIALKNIQNQFPTIEAYREYIQQQQINEKVLRKEIADNIAQQKILEMEVSGVTISGDEDVQFYDTLKELFFTRPETILVRAAHLKDRDKAQRFSEELLAGASWNDLGRTFSDDLVYPVSEDSTVTLAKGRVPEEIWTAVVSLEDGAATSPVVLSEDVYVLERISRDEGGIVPFEDVSADVRELILGEKRREAQNAYFASLRQRATVRLLDASLFADPVTETASPDMTPASPEVVPLSPDLTSPDSNS; from the coding sequence ATGAAGACACTGCGCACCCAGGTGAAGGGAATCATGATCAGTGTGGTGATTCTTTTCGTCATCTCTATTTTCGCTGGTTACGGCATGTACACCCGTTCCGGCGGAGGCGGAAGGGCGGAAGGCGACTATGCCGTCGCCGAAATCAACGGGAACAAGGTCATGCGTTCCCAGCTCGAACGAGGTGTGGCGGACCTCGCGGAACGGAGCGGGATGAAGGATGTCACAGAGGCGGACGTCGTGCGTCTCCGGCGCCAGTTCATCGATAATCTCGCCATCGGTCAGGAATTCCGCAAGGAAGTCGCGGCTCGCAAGATCGATGTTTCCGACGCGGAGATTGACATCGCGCTGAAGAATATCCAAAACCAGTTTCCCACGATCGAGGCATACCGGGAGTACATCCAACAGCAACAGATCAACGAAAAAGTTCTGCGCAAGGAGATCGCCGACAATATCGCGCAGCAAAAGATTCTCGAAATGGAAGTCTCCGGCGTGACGATTTCGGGCGACGAGGACGTTCAGTTCTACGATACGCTCAAAGAACTTTTCTTCACTCGCCCGGAGACGATTCTGGTCCGTGCGGCACATCTCAAGGACCGGGACAAGGCGCAGCGTTTTTCCGAGGAACTCCTCGCCGGCGCCTCCTGGAACGATTTGGGACGCACGTTCTCGGATGACTTGGTATATCCCGTCTCCGAGGACAGCACGGTTACCCTTGCGAAAGGGCGGGTCCCAGAGGAGATTTGGACCGCCGTAGTCTCTCTCGAAGATGGCGCCGCGACATCCCCTGTGGTGCTCAGTGAGGATGTTTATGTTCTGGAGCGAATCAGCAGAGACGAGGGCGGCATCGTTCCCTTCGAGGATGTCAGTGCAGACGTGCGTGAACTCATTCTCGGAGAAAAGCGTAGGGAAGCTCAGAATGCCTATTTTGCATCCCTGCGGCAGCGTGCCACCGTTCGCCTTCTTGATGCATCGCTTTTCGCCGATCCTGTTACGGAAACCGCGTCGCCGGACATGACGCCGGCATCTCCGGAGGTCGTACCGCTCTCACCTGACCTCACATCGCCGGACAGCAATTCCTGA